The window aatgtcataaaatggtggaaaatgttgaaaatgtttcccaaaacccaagatgcaacctcTAATATATTACTCAACGTCCCTTTTTGTCCCGACCGACAagccacaacccaaagatattcagttggaatttttttttttcttaattgatTCATCGCTgggagtcattttttttaatcaaaacagttgcagattaattttcacTCAATCGACTAAACAGTTAAATCGACTGATCCTTGCAGCAGTTCTGCCGTTAATCGATTAccaaaattgttgcagattaatcGACTTTCAACTCTAATCAAGTGCCGTCGCACAGCATTCTGGGAAACGTAGGAAATCACCAATTAAAGGAAAGTGtgttcaccaaaaaaaaaacaaacaaacgctTGAATCTCTACGGTTGGATTTTTCCTGACGAGTCGTTCATATCACCGcagaacacaaacactacaTTTGCCTGGATTGCACTGCGACcatgttttgccttttttttttgttgttgttgttgttgttattgttgtcgttgttgttgttgttattttcaccTGCATGAAGTTCATAATTCTCTTTAACGATCAAATGAATGAAGCGCCGTGATTGGACCGAGGGGGAGGGGGCGGGGAAACAGCCTGCGAAAGCAATATACGGTGAGGAGCGGCGagcagggagggggggggcgggggaTCAGCGGCTGTCGTGAATGTTGTTCGTAAACACTGTGACCTTCGACCCCTTtcaatccccccccccacccccccccccctctctctctctctctgcctgtcttttTTGATCGGCGGCGTCACGTCGAGCactgtgaacaaaaaaaaaaacaaacaaaaaaaaaggataaaatgtcttgtttcccCTTAATGGTGTCAGTAGTGAATCCCTGGTGACAGGCGTTGACCCTACATGTGCCAAAAATatgaaggaaagagagaaaaaggtttAACAGGCTTTCACAGtgtgaaaaaaatcaagtttGTATGTTTACTTGTTGTCgcatttttctgaaaaacaaacacaaaaaaaaaagggtgagaacactatttaaaaaacaaacaaaaaaaacaaacaaaaaaaaaataaaacagttgttACAGAAGCCAGTGTCGCCTCCCTGTGGAGAATTAGACTAGCATCCAAGAAACTTGAAACTAAGACGTTTGTGAGATGAAGTGCAGACGAAGCCGTCGTAGAAACCGCTCACGTGTGTCCGTATGTCTGTCAAATTTTAAAAACCGGAGCATCTCTGCCTCCAAAATCAGGTTCTTATTCCAACCAAACTTTATGTTTAGTGACAAAAATGTTGCAGCTACATTTCTGGTTGAATCACATGAAACTCTTGCTCACTTTACGGtgagtttttatgctaagcCCCCTGTCGattatgtgtaaaatctgtcGAAATTAACTTTACTGTTCCTCCGTCTGGTgctcaacattttaaaacagccTTTCAGATATTTTTGCCAAAGTTTCAGGGATAAAAACCAACACATCTGTAGTGAAAACCCAACAGAAGAGACTATTACAGACCGcgtttacagtatttacaaccTGTGTTCTTATATAAACAACTCTTTGCAAACAGGACCTTCGATGCAGCGCCGCGTCTGTACAAACAGTGTTTTGGTTTCTCCTACTTGATGTCACAAACTGACTTGTGTTCAACTCTTAAtggtttcaaaaaaaaaaatgtcttgacTTTGGCGAGAAATGCTGCTGCAGCTAATCAATGATCAGTTGAATCTAGTCAATAACAGCTGGCTTATAACTGATGTACAGATTAATAAATTAGACCAATTTCTTAAAGGATAAATCTgttattattctatatttttcttatcatcaacaaatcccatgaaaggACCGAATGGTTGCTGTTCATGCTTCACAACCGCAACAttcctggtttgattccagccagaGACCTTCgttgtcatctctctctcctcctcttcctctttttcctacaacagctggacactgtagtttttaatcGGGCTGCAACTAACCTTTAATTTCATTCTCAattaatctgacgattattttctcgattaatcgttttggtctaaaagatgtcagaaaatagtggattttttttgGATCTATTTACTCACTGTGTTgtttatgacacagaaaagcttcatatcctcacatttcagaagctgcaaccagcaaatctTTAATTATTCAATTGTCAAAAATAGTTGCATTTgcaattgttgcagcttttagcttttagttCTTGAGTAACGTCACTCGAACGGGAAGAAATAGCGCGTTTGTCGGGGACTGTTTTTCAGTAGTGGAAGGATCTACGTTAGGTGctgtagtgagtatttctggcagcaggacggtgtgtatgtgtgtgtggggtgatCGAGTGTTCATGTTAACGTgtcattgacgtgtttttaatagtcttTGAACAATAACGGAGatttacagcacagaggaataagatatatttaGACAATACATGTTAGcagatgagttcattgttggttttggtcttttgacaagaagaaaagtagaaaataactTTAAGACATTAACGCTACCGATGCATTTCATTTTTCCCGACATCACTTGAACGCAGCgtcagtttcttcttttctacAGTGTTTGGTTGGAATGAAAACTGTCAAACTTTTGGGCCTTAAATGAAAACGACAGTGAGCAGCAGCgattctgtgttgttttttttttttccagctgttctCAGTAACATCTGTGGTTTCTGCAGCAGCTTCGTCTTCTACTTTAAACGTGCTCGTGCTCCTCCGGCAGGTTTGAGGTTCATCGTGCACATGAGTGAGTTTCCcgaacccccccccaccccccccaccccgcgAGCGTCTCTGTGCTGATGAGGTCGATGTTTGGACTGGTCCGTGTTGAGCTCTTCGTCGTAGCCCGTTGTTGACATGACGTACCTTTTTGTGATTTGACCTGATTCTGTGCGAGTTTGAACAAAAAGGCTGCgtttacaagaagaagaagaagaagaaaaaaaaactaaaactggaAACCAGCTggcgtggtgtgtgtgtgtgtgtgtgtgtgtttttattcttttgttttaagtttttgtttcGTTCCCCTGAACTGTGCTCGGGTgccattttccattttaacaAAAAGGATTTCAGAACTTTTTCTAAATgcagtctgttttgttttacttttcctACTTTTCCCAAGAACACAAAAAACTTATGTAGAATACAAAACTGTCCTTGATTatgtctttgtttatttattgatttgtatATAGAgattttgttttgcattgtaCATTCTCTCCTTTCTTGGTTATAGATtaatatattcatgtatataCGAATAAACATTAAgtttataaaagtaaaaaaaaggctgtttgtttattttcttcttctacttgtGTTTGAATGAGGaattgttttggggttttttgcaAATGGgaatctgctgcagctgaatcTCTGCTGTACGTTACATAACTGGTGAAATAAATGGTTTATtaatcagaatcaggtttatttcCAAATAGGAATTTTCtctggtgttgtggtgcatatttagattaaaatatacaaagtaaaagaaaataagtaCCACAAAAGTCAAGTAAtggtaaataatataaaatagaaatttaCCATGTTAAATTTGtgaaatatattcaatatatgatatgaaaatatattgaaaAGAGAGTTAAAAATGAGGATTGATTGATTTGGATAAACATGAACGTGAATACCAGACTGGAAACAGATTAATCCAACAGAAAACAGCATAAAGATGATTTAACAATtacaaaaagcaacaaacaatataaataaattcgACTTTATTTGTCCCTGTGAGGGCGATTATACGCATCAGCTTGACACCTACCTGTAGATCAACCCAAATACACACAGCTGAtagtaaaaatactgtaaaagaaaacaaaagacagtaAAATAGTCAAACAGATCATCAGGCTGGAAACTACAGAGGTTGCAagttaaaggacaagttcacagtttttcatgtgtgtcttaaaacaacattcaggagcccaaatgaacattaaaacatgtttttcttgctgtaatcattcctcctgttcatactgaccattagaagatcccttcataatgaccttacaatctaaaatccacagtcctccttctgtacaaaaatgtacttaaaagtttatctgaagctaatatgaagcttcaaatcaagtagatatctttcaacgttacagtatttttagtgtcaaagtccctctttttgttactatacttccaccgcagctcaacagggaaacacaaagagggaatttgatgataaaaaagactgtaaatgtgaatatgtAAAGTGAATATGGATCAAACAACAGCCCAATTAATTAATATCAAgagaaatatgtgaaaaaaaacttcatttaTATCAGCTAGTctaagaagaataaaaaaactaacttaaaaaaaaagagaaatgcacATTTCAGGGATTATTTACAAGCAGTGCAGAGTTCACAAAGAGAAAtaatcattaaacatttaaaaacttaaacaatctaacttatttttcttctgttgttttgtgtgaataaaGAATTTCACCAGTAATaagaaaactttcttttttacatttttcattgtagCATAAATCACAAACCGTGGTATTAAAAACCtggcagaaacacacaaaatacaaacataaaataaaacaatttaaaataatttttaaattgttttatcaaAAGAATTTATTAACAATTTTTATataatacaacataaaaatacaataaataacatttaaaatagataaattaaCATAAACTGTCTTCAATTTAAATTTAAGGTTTGTACATTCTGGGTCTATTTGtacaattttacacatttcagCATTTTGCACACATTGCAGACCCTAATTCATACACTTCAGGGATTTACAATACAATTAAAACtcattatattttcataaatgtgtctttgtgtatatAATATTTTGCCGTTATAAGAATTGTGTTAATCAGCagattttcttgtttctctttcttaaCCAGACTGTTCATGATGTGATTTATTTGAACCATTCTTCCATTGGTTTCCAAAATAGTTGGGAGCAACAGcaagttgaaaaaaatatgCTCCatgatttcaacatttcaaattgAATCTTAATCTAAGGAATTaaaaattattcattaattaatttaaaattaatttctttagCCTCTTCAATATATTTGGCAATGTTAACACTCATTTCATTTAGCCAAAAGTAAGAAAGGTTTTGGGATAGCATGAGTGAGGTTGAAGAAATATTtaagttgacaaaaaaaaaaatcaactttaaTCAAATTTATATGTGAACAAGTTTCCATGTCTGTCTATCAGATCCAAAACTGATCTGATATTTCTGTCTAAACATTCTTTTCAAGGATTTATTGGATGTCTACATACATATATCTACATACAGAAAACAGCCTTGTGGCCAGAAGTATGTGGACAGTTTGTCATCTCTCAGCGACAGGACGTGTGTCTCGTTTGCGCATGCGCAGCAGCTCAGAGCTTTGTTATTTCTCTTCAGTATGGCGCTTAGCAAAACGTTTGGACAGAAACCTGTCAAATTTCAGCTGGAGGAGGATGGAGACTTTTACATGATCGGGTCGGAGGTTAGTATTTCACTTATTTAACAAACTACTTTATTCGCAAAGTGCTCATAAAGCAGAAAGTTATGATTTTAATGTCACCTCTCACTGACCCGGCTCGCTAGCAGCTAGGCAGCTAACGATGCTAACAGCGCATTAAAgctcattcatttatttctggTATAAATATTGATTCAACTGAGAATAACCGCGAtgataaaacaaattaatgtatttattgatgtaaCAGAATGAAGTTAGATCTGTAAATATTCGTCCTTCTGCAGGATTCACTCGGGTTTATTCGATTGAGCGAGtgttagctctccagctaacgTTATTTAGCAAGTtgctaaacaaaacaaagctgctCTATTTGACgtttttcattaaatttaaaCACTAAAAGTCATATTTGTTGATACAGATAGACATGTTTAACCTATTCCTTAATAGTATGTGCCGTAGTTACTGCGCAATGTATGCTAACTTTATGTAATATCTGTTACAAAGTTATTTACTCGTAAGTAATGCTAAAAAATAATCCTAACGTTACTCTCTGTGAACAAAAGCTGCACAATAAACCCGGAATTAACCAGTTACTCAGCTAATGTATTCTCATCGttgtatctatctatcaatcaatcaatttgcacctttcatacaggttagtgcagttcaaagtgtttcacagataactgacaagctgataataagatagaataaatataaacagtaaaacaattagATTAATtcacacaagaaataaaaacttatgaaaatgtaatcataataaaaatatagatttaaaagctataataataataataataataataatagagcgaaataaaatagattaaaaaaaaacaaggacagATGAAATCGATgagcatatacacacacacacacacactcactcactcactcactcactcactcacttacatatctatgtgagtgagtgtgtgtttatatgtagtttataTATCAGTCAAAAATTTTGACACATTTCCTCATTGAAGTAAGCGGGAActagtactgtatgtgtgtataaagaTTTCAACACTTGCAGCAGCTCTCAGATCAGATTGTTCCAGCGGCTCAGAGCATAAAAGCTGCGTCACCAACAGTTTGAGTCCTGCAGTTAAGATCAACTAAAAGACCTGAGGGGTCACACTGGTTCATACACATGTGAGACAAGTAGGCTGGTGCCAGGAAGTGCTTGAAAAACAAGTACAAgaaatttaaaatcaatacagaAACTGAAAGACAACcagtgtaagaaatgaatttttaatttataactttttttagGTTGACTGACTCCATGTAATCAAACTGAGAATAGCTTCTTCAACCGATGACATTAAACATCATTACCAAGTGTTCAATCAacaataaagtatatttaactaagcatgaaaaaagaaagaaagatcatttactcatgttttaaaatatgtctttttaatGCGATACACATGTGACAATTTATCTTGACAGATTTTAGATCATATTGTGTTATCCAGTACTTGTGATATACAGAAcaaatgtagagctgcaacgattagtcgatcaattGATAATTTTTTGATAATCGATAATTTGGACATTctcttcataaaaaaaaagactccaaacgataataatcaattatcaaaatagttggcgattaatttttaatagttgacaactaatcgattaattaatagttgcagctctaatataaataatataacataaagAGTATTGAAATTATCATCAAAGGACAAATCTACAAAACAATGTGTACGAATATAAATGCAACATATGAATCTTACAACCTTTTTTGCAGCCTGTGTAATCagaatgacattttcatttctgtgtgcgtgtgcgtgtgcgtgtgcgtgtgtgtgtgtgtgtgtgtgtgtgtgtgtgtgtgtgtgtgtgtgtgtgttcaggtgggAAACTACCTCCGTATGTTCAGAGGCTCGTTGTATAAGAGATACCCGTCATTATGGAGGAAACTGGCATCAGTAGAAGAGCGGAAGAAGATAGTGGAGTCATCACACGGTCAGTAGAGTTCAGTCCTAACAAACACGTCTACgaataacacatttaaagacGTAGATCGTTTtatacagaaagaaaacaaacagagaaactacagctgaaaacatgattcataacatgatttttcactcatatttttgattatttctgTTCAAAGAATTATTTActaattatgttattattttgaatatttttagctgctttttttctatttgactgtttgtgtttttccttattctatttttaatttttttactaCTGACTAATAGTTTGAATTCGGGAATTTTCCTTGGGATCCATAAAGCATCTGTCAGTCTGTCCTCCCATCCAATCAAAGACTGATACGTCTGTGTAATAAAAGctcagaagaagaaatattgtGAACATGGCACATAAACCCACATGCTGATTATCTGAGTGTATCTTTTTACTTTAGATTGACAACATGTTATTTTGTCACAAGGAAAAAGGATTATaatgagaataaaaacacattcatgtgGACTCTGCTCTTGTTGTTCAGATCACGGTTACACTCAGCTGGCCACCAGCGTGACCCTGCTGAAGGCTTCGGAGGTCGAGGAGATCCTCGAAGGAAACGATGAGAAGTACAAAGCTGTTTCCATCAGCACAGAGCCGCCCGCCTACCTCAGGTACCACAATCACTGTGGACAGGACGGTGTCTGTAAACGAACTATAACGTTGATGACAACAGAGAGGTTCGACTGGCTAAATGTCGCTTTCACAGAAGCGCAAGAGGAAAAAACTACAAATGAGTTTGTTTTAGTAACAACAAGTGTCAAAGCAGCGACGTTCAGCAGTGATGTCTGCAGgaaaacatgaggaaaaaaagagattaaagCTCTAATTCAACACAAAATGACTTTTTGGGCATCATGTGGGCCtttacaattatttattgtttacttatttatttcagGTTTTTAGATCTCAGGATTTATTGTCCTCTGTGAGGTTGAACATTCAGCTCTGTGCGAGAGTCtgagtttctgtttttaatgtgattctGTATTGATGTTCGTGTGTCTGGACGTCTCGGTCCGTCTCCAGGGAACAGAAGGCGAAGAGGAACAGTCAGTGGGTTCCAACGCTGCCCAACAGCTCTCACCACCTGGACGCGGTGCCCTGCTCCACCACCATCAACCGCAGCCGACTGGGCCGCGACAAGAAGAGGACCTTCCCACTGTGGTGAGCCACCAGAGTCTGAAATCACTACTCAGTATTTAATAGACTATAGTGAGCTGTAGGTTTCTCATCTATTGAAGGGAAGCACTGTGAGGTTTTTAGTAATAAatagtgtttctttttttgttccattaaTATTTAGGTCATAGTACAGAACATCTATTAACACCTTAACCCTTTAGACATGAAGTCATAAAGTATCAGAAAGTAAATATAGGTTTAAAAAATAGGGAGGAACTGCTGgtacaatgaaataaattaaatgtttttgtttctctaaATGTAGCtgattgtttaaattttatatttaatttaacctttattttaccagGAAAAACCTCACTGAGATTAACAACATAAAAGCAACGTAACACAGACACATGACAACCTCTCGTTCATCAATATTATGTCATCATCAAGTAAAACTACAACCTTAAAACATATTACTGATAGACACTTAATGACTCAGACCACATCTGGTATATAAAGAATTAACAAGCTGGTCTGTTAGTGGTTTAATTGGTTGAGTTTTCTCTGGACACTCAAACAGTTTCACCAATCATACAgtagattttaaaattgtaaaacagattttcacagttttctgatgttttgtaGACCAAGAGATTAATGAATCCTCAgattagttgcagctttacttTAAGAGTCAACACACTTGCCGTTTGTTTACCAAGTATACAGTGAGCGCCACAGTTTTACatgtgtcacttcctgtttgtctcgTCCAGCTTTGACGACCACGACCCAGCAGTGATCCACGAGAACGCCACTCAGTCTGAAGTCCTGGTTCCGATCCGCCTGGACATGGAGATCGAGGGACAGAAGCTCAGAGACGCTTTCACCTGGAATATGAACGGTAAACTCccatcatccctctctctctctctcagctcagagaagacatttttattaaagagaaacagaaacgtGATATTTCTCGTCTTTTTGAAACGTTCAGAGAAACTGATGACGCCCGAGATGTTCGCTGAGATCCTGTGTGACGACCTGGACCTCAACCCTCTGGCCTTCGTCCCCGCCATCGCCTCCGCCATCCGACAGCAGATCGAGTCTTATCCGACAGACAGCATCCTGGAGGACCAGACGGACCAGAGGGTCATCATCAAGGTGACTTTATAACCTGCTAATAAGTAtctttaaaatatcataaacGTGATACTCTCTGTGCAGATAAGTTATTTTCTGCCTGTTGATGAAACGTTTCCTGCTTCCAGTTGAACATCCATGTGGGGAACATCTCCCTGGTGGACCAGTTTGAGTGGGACATGTCCGAGAGGGAAAACTCTCCGGAGAAGTTTGCCCTGAAGCTTTGCTCCGAGCTCGGACTGGGCGGGGAGTTCGTCACCACCATCGCCTACAGCATCCGGGGTCAGCTGAGCTGGCACCAGAGGACGTACGCCTTCAGGTCGGTACCGTCTCACAGAGACGAACGTCAGACTCAGAAGTGTGTCCTGATTGTCTTTAAACAGTCTGTATTCAGGTTTGAAAAGACTCACAATGTTTAAACCTGATGAGcctgagaggaaaaacacaagttGATAGAATTAAGTCACCAAAATAAAGACAAACCTGCCGTGTAGGTATTTTACTCTCTAGTTACTCACCTAAACTGTGAGATCAGCTGTAGATTGTGCAGGTTAATGATCATAAAGATTATTGACCATTGAAGAGATGATCACCCTGCTAACTGATGTATAAATCCTAATCTGTCTGCTTATTTCCTGCATGTTGGTACCTCCAGCACATGTGACAGGATGTGCTAACTGATCTGATTTAAACAGACTCAGTTCTTCCTCCTGACAAAGATTTCACATCACAGAAATATAATCAACCCAGATGTTCCTGAATTTTCCCCCCAAGTGGGATGAATAAAGTATCTGATCTAGATAAACTAAAGGCTGCGTTATGGCTCCAGAAGAGTTCATACAGTTTGATGTCCAACCTCATTGGAAATGAaaactagggctgcaaataacagattaatcatttttgtgtataaaatgttagaaaatgttgAGAAATACCCTTAAAGTCGATGGTGACACAGCCCTCGTTAACCCGACGTACTCAGCTGTTTAATCTATATCTTCTTTCTCTGTTGCGGCTGCGTTTTGTccgttttgtgtgtttttgtttcataatcGTGTCTGCTGAGAGAGTTTCAGCTTAATTTCCCTCCTCAAGTCTGCAAAAGGAATTTCCTGGTTTTGAAATTTTTTAGGGCGTTGCACAAACAAACTGTGTGGAAACGTCTGTCCTGTTacatctctttcttctttttttttttttttcattttgttcgTGTCGTTGCCATGGTGACGTGACCTTTCACCTCTTTGTCTATAGGGAGCTTGTCGGGCCGCTGAAACctgctgtttcattttcaaacagtaAACCAGCAGATTTCTTCGTCCTGCTTCAGgttttctttgggttttttttggtacATTCGCTGCTCTGCTGCGTCTTTGGCTGAAATGTAGTCGAGACTCTGCAGCGCTGCGGAGCTGCAGCCTGTTTCCCAGGACCTGAAGTCAAGTCAAGTATTTCAAAATCCAGACAGCAGCACTGATCTGTGTCACAACTGGACATCTGCTGTggaggaaatatgtttatttttcctgctTATTTCATGATAATTAATGACGATTTGTAATCTGCTGTAATCTGTTCACAAAGTGAAATTGGACAGAGTTGAGccgttgacctctgaccttcctgCTGTTTATCGAGGGTGTGACCTCTCTCCGTCTTTGGCCTATATGTGCTCACAGTGACGCTCACGTGCACAGagttacaaaaacaatagaTCACATCTGTGGTTAGACCTTCTCACGCTTGTTTTCACACTTGTGTTTCCACTGAACTGAGacgtttctaaaaaaaaaaaaacagcaaagtcaggaatttgttttttctttcatgatCCGTTCCTATTGTTGTCCTGCTCACCCGGACCGCCACGTATCAATATTTACTTATTGTAACAGAATGTCAGCTGTTCTGCTTTTAAAGCTTCAAACACAATCTACATATTTCAAGATCCAGTTCTGTGTCTCATAAGTTTTTACGTTGATCAGAAAACATCTGATCTGAGTCACAcgaagggaaaaaaatcacagcagCGTCGACATGAACTGAACCCGGTTCAAGTGTTtcctctctttgtgtct is drawn from Thunnus albacares chromosome 2, fThuAlb1.1, whole genome shotgun sequence and contains these coding sequences:
- the smarcb1a gene encoding SWI/SNF-related matrix-associated actin-dependent regulator of chromatin subfamily B member 1-A, giving the protein MALSKTFGQKPVKFQLEEDGDFYMIGSEVGNYLRMFRGSLYKRYPSLWRKLASVEERKKIVESSHDHGYTQLATSVTLLKASEVEEILEGNDEKYKAVSISTEPPAYLREQKAKRNSQWVPTLPNSSHHLDAVPCSTTINRSRLGRDKKRTFPLCFDDHDPAVIHENATQSEVLVPIRLDMEIEGQKLRDAFTWNMNEKLMTPEMFAEILCDDLDLNPLAFVPAIASAIRQQIESYPTDSILEDQTDQRVIIKLNIHVGNISLVDQFEWDMSERENSPEKFALKLCSELGLGGEFVTTIAYSIRGQLSWHQRTYAFSENPLPTVEIAIRNTGDADQWCPLLETLTDAEMEKKIRDQDRNTRRMRRLANTAPAW